A part of Desulfomicrobium baculatum DSM 4028 genomic DNA contains:
- a CDS encoding DEAD/DEAH box helicase, with translation MSEASVAELLAKVEATPWLAVDIAGRRFFPPQAPRFAVPERPWPAPVQRGLDLLGVRELYEHQVRAVDLIRAGSHVVVATPTASGKSLIYNLPVLEACHADRRTRALYLFPLKALAQDQRRALDSLAASIFPTPTSAIYDGDTTASQRLRIRKNPPNVLFTNPDMLHLGILPSHEKWSEFFANLKFVVVDEVHTYRGVMGSHMAWVFRRLIRLCRLYGANPTFVCSSATIANPEELASALTGLSMSAVLEGTAASPPKHMLLINGVDGAARKAIGLLQESMALGLRTIVYCKSRRMTELIALWAGERDGPEKDRICAYRAGFLPEERREIEARLSCGELLAVVSTSALELGIDIGGLDVCILVGYPGSIMASLQRSGRVGRGGREAATFLIGHEDALDQYFMHHPDEFFALKPEPAVINPDNPVIAGRHLQCAAAEASLYADDPLVGENPGLIAELVRDGQVLQSRDGLEFFSKVRQPHRGVALRGTGSTVVIMDMDSGERIGLVDGFRAVLETHPGAVYLHRGVTYVVVDLDLQTGMAKARRAKVSYYTRVRHEKSTEIVEVSASRPVFGAMVSLGRLKVTDQVTGYDRISTRGGRNLGTVPLDMEPLVFETRGVWIAIPESVRRSVEAEMAHFMGGIHALEHAAIGMMPLLVMTDRNDLGGISIPFHPQVGSAAVFIYDGLPGGCGLAEQAYAEYETLLERAMGVIRQCACENGCPACVHSPKCGSGNRPIAKGAALLVLEGVMTGAAPETYGEMPPAAGGHDAPRTPPAGLGNEAVGDARAQGAGLPEGFRFAVLDLETRRSAQEVGGWHRADLMGVSCVVVYDSASGDFRDYLQEDVPRLVGDLVEFDMVVGFNILKFDYAVLGGLSRFDFASLPTLDILGSIHETLGYRLSLDHLARETLGEAKSASGMQALAWWKQGRIADIIAYCRQDVAVTRDLFLYGLRHGHLIFRNKAEKTVRLPVDWRPKK, from the coding sequence ATGAGCGAGGCCTCTGTTGCCGAGTTGCTGGCCAAGGTGGAGGCTACCCCTTGGTTGGCCGTGGATATCGCCGGGCGTCGTTTTTTTCCGCCGCAGGCTCCGCGATTTGCCGTCCCCGAGCGGCCCTGGCCGGCCCCGGTGCAGCGCGGCCTCGATTTGCTGGGCGTGCGGGAACTCTACGAGCATCAGGTCCGGGCCGTTGATCTGATCCGCGCGGGCAGCCATGTGGTTGTGGCTACGCCCACGGCCAGCGGCAAGTCCCTCATTTACAATCTGCCCGTCCTTGAAGCCTGCCACGCCGACCGCCGGACCCGCGCCCTGTATCTCTTTCCCTTGAAGGCCCTGGCCCAGGATCAGCGCCGGGCCCTGGACTCCCTGGCCGCAAGTATCTTTCCCACGCCCACGTCGGCCATCTACGACGGGGACACCACGGCCTCGCAGCGCTTACGCATTCGCAAAAATCCGCCAAACGTCCTCTTCACCAACCCGGACATGCTCCATCTGGGGATTCTGCCCAGCCATGAAAAATGGTCGGAATTTTTCGCCAACCTGAAGTTCGTGGTCGTGGACGAAGTGCACACCTATCGCGGCGTCATGGGCTCGCACATGGCCTGGGTTTTTCGCCGTCTGATCCGCCTGTGCCGTTTGTACGGCGCGAACCCGACCTTTGTCTGCTCTTCGGCGACCATCGCCAACCCCGAGGAGCTGGCTTCCGCCCTGACCGGATTGTCCATGAGCGCGGTGCTTGAGGGCACGGCCGCCAGTCCACCGAAACACATGCTGCTTATAAACGGCGTGGATGGAGCCGCCCGCAAGGCCATTGGCCTGTTGCAAGAGTCCATGGCACTGGGTTTGCGGACTATTGTCTATTGCAAATCACGGCGAATGACCGAGCTTATCGCCTTGTGGGCGGGCGAGCGTGATGGTCCGGAAAAGGATCGCATCTGTGCCTACCGGGCCGGTTTTTTGCCGGAGGAGCGGCGCGAGATCGAGGCCCGCCTTTCATGCGGAGAGCTGCTGGCCGTGGTTTCCACCAGCGCCCTGGAGCTTGGCATCGACATCGGCGGGCTCGATGTGTGCATTCTGGTCGGTTACCCCGGCTCCATCATGGCCAGCCTGCAGCGGTCGGGCCGGGTGGGGCGCGGCGGACGCGAGGCCGCGACCTTCCTGATCGGACACGAGGATGCCCTCGATCAGTATTTCATGCATCATCCCGATGAGTTTTTTGCGCTCAAGCCCGAACCGGCGGTCATCAATCCGGACAATCCGGTCATCGCCGGCAGGCACCTGCAGTGCGCGGCGGCAGAGGCCTCGCTGTACGCGGACGATCCATTGGTCGGCGAAAATCCGGGACTCATCGCGGAGCTGGTGCGCGACGGACAAGTCCTGCAGAGCCGAGACGGGCTGGAGTTCTTTTCCAAGGTCAGACAGCCTCATCGCGGCGTGGCCCTGCGCGGCACGGGTTCGACCGTGGTCATCATGGACATGGACAGCGGCGAGCGCATCGGATTGGTGGATGGTTTTCGCGCGGTGCTTGAAACCCATCCGGGGGCGGTCTATCTGCACCGGGGCGTGACCTACGTGGTCGTCGATCTGGACCTTCAGACCGGGATGGCGAAGGCGCGGCGGGCCAAGGTCTCCTACTACACCCGCGTACGGCACGAGAAGAGCACGGAGATCGTGGAGGTGAGCGCCTCCCGGCCCGTGTTCGGAGCCATGGTCAGCCTCGGGCGGCTTAAGGTCACGGACCAGGTCACGGGGTACGACCGCATCAGCACGCGCGGCGGCCGGAACCTGGGCACGGTGCCCCTTGATATGGAGCCCCTAGTCTTTGAGACCAGGGGGGTCTGGATCGCCATTCCGGAGTCCGTGAGGCGGTCGGTCGAAGCAGAGATGGCGCATTTCATGGGGGGCATCCATGCCCTGGAGCATGCGGCCATCGGCATGATGCCCCTTTTGGTCATGACGGACAGGAACGACCTGGGCGGAATCTCCATTCCGTTCCATCCCCAGGTCGGGTCCGCGGCCGTGTTCATTTACGACGGGTTGCCCGGCGGATGCGGGCTGGCCGAGCAGGCCTACGCCGAATACGAGACATTGCTGGAGCGCGCCATGGGCGTGATCCGGCAATGTGCGTGCGAGAACGGGTGTCCGGCCTGCGTGCATTCGCCCAAATGCGGCTCCGGCAACAGGCCCATCGCCAAGGGCGCGGCCTTGCTGGTGCTGGAGGGAGTGATGACCGGGGCCGCGCCTGAGACGTATGGGGAAATGCCTCCGGCGGCCGGGGGGCATGATGCCCCCCGGACCCCTCCGGCGGGGTTGGGAAATGAAGCCGTCGGGGATGCGCGTGCGCAGGGGGCTGGGCTGCCGGAGGGGTTTCGGTTTGCGGTGCTGGATCTGGAGACACGGCGTTCGGCCCAGGAGGTGGGCGGTTGGCACCGGGCCGACCTGATGGGGGTGAGTTGCGTGGTGGTCTATGACTCAGCCAGCGGGGATTTTCGTGACTACCTGCAGGAGGACGTGCCGCGTTTGGTCGGGGACCTGGTGGAGTTCGACATGGTGGTGGGTTTCAATATTCTCAAGTTCGACTACGCGGTGCTCGGCGGCTTGAGCCGTTTTGACTTTGCGAGCCTGCCCACCCTGGATATCCTGGGCAGCATCCACGAGACCCTGGGCTATCGACTGTCCCTGGACCATCTGGCCCGCGAGACGCTGGGCGAAGCCAAGAGCGCAAGCGGCATGCAGGCCCTTGCCTGGTGGAAACAGGGGCGCATCGCCGACATCATCGCCTATTGCCGCCAGGATGTGGCCGTGACTCGCGACCTTTTTCTTTACGGCCTGCGGCATGGGCATCTCATTTTCCGCAACAAGGCGGAAAAGACCGTGCGCCTGCCCGTGGACTGGCGTCCCAAAAAGTAG